A portion of the Streptomyces sp. NBC_01335 genome contains these proteins:
- a CDS encoding MarR family winged helix-turn-helix transcriptional regulator, whose protein sequence is MPLPESAAVAAELRTAMGKLTRRVKLEDQMPLGQVAVLGELDRNGAMTTSELATGQRVRPQSMARAVGLLMEQGLITRRAHPTDGRKSLVDLSDAGRALLEEERERRADWLARAIDAELTEEERELLARGIGLVERLASH, encoded by the coding sequence ATGCCCCTCCCGGAATCCGCCGCCGTCGCCGCCGAACTGCGCACAGCGATGGGAAAGCTCACCAGGCGCGTGAAGCTCGAAGACCAGATGCCGCTCGGCCAGGTGGCCGTGCTCGGCGAGCTGGACCGCAACGGCGCCATGACGACCAGTGAGCTCGCGACGGGTCAGCGGGTGCGTCCGCAGTCCATGGCGCGAGCCGTCGGGCTGCTCATGGAGCAGGGGTTGATCACGCGCCGCGCGCACCCGACCGACGGCCGCAAGAGCCTGGTCGATCTCTCGGATGCGGGGCGGGCGCTCCTGGAGGAGGAGCGGGAGCGCAGGGCCGACTGGCTCGCGCGGGCCATCGATGCGGAACTGACCGAGGAAGAGCGGGAGTTGCTGGCGCGCGGAATCGGTCTGGTGGAGCGCCTCGCGTCGCACTGA
- the eno gene encoding phosphopyruvate hydratase, which produces MTAITSVTGRRVLDSRGNPTVEVDVLLADGSLGRAAVPSGASTGAREAVELRDGDPARWHGKGVDRAVHHVNTELAAVAVGRDAEDQAGLDAALVATDGTATKARLGANAILGISLANAKAAAAAHRLPLYRYLGGSDARLLPVPMMNIVNGGAHADNPLDFQEFMIVPVGAASFAEAVRMGSEVFHTLRRDLLAAGHSTGVGDEGGFAPSLRTAEEALDFVVAAVERTGYRPGADIALAMDPASSEFFRDGAYDYAGEGVRRTPGENADYLAELIDAYPVVSIEDPMAEDDLEGWRDLTARVGSRCQLTGDDVFCTNESLLREGIASGVANSVLVKVNQIGTLTETLATVDTAHRAGYTVVMSHRSGETEDTTIADLAVATGCGQIKTGSLSRSDRTAKYNQLIRIEEELGEGARYAGAEALRR; this is translated from the coding sequence ATGACCGCCATCACTTCCGTCACCGGCCGCCGGGTGCTGGACAGCCGCGGCAACCCCACCGTCGAGGTGGACGTGCTCCTGGCGGACGGCTCCCTCGGCCGGGCCGCAGTGCCCTCCGGCGCCTCCACCGGCGCCCGCGAGGCTGTCGAACTCCGCGACGGCGACCCGGCCCGCTGGCACGGCAAGGGCGTCGACCGTGCGGTGCACCACGTCAACACGGAGCTTGCCGCCGTCGCCGTCGGCCGCGACGCCGAGGACCAGGCCGGCCTCGACGCCGCCCTCGTCGCCACGGACGGCACCGCCACCAAGGCCCGGCTCGGGGCGAACGCCATCCTCGGCATCTCCCTGGCCAACGCCAAGGCCGCGGCGGCCGCCCACCGCCTGCCGCTGTACCGGTACCTCGGCGGGTCGGACGCCCGGCTGCTGCCCGTACCGATGATGAACATCGTCAACGGGGGCGCACACGCGGACAATCCGCTGGACTTCCAGGAGTTCATGATCGTGCCGGTCGGTGCCGCCTCGTTCGCCGAGGCCGTCCGGATGGGCTCGGAGGTCTTCCACACCCTGCGCCGCGACCTGCTCGCCGCCGGGCACTCCACGGGCGTGGGCGACGAGGGCGGTTTCGCACCCTCCCTGCGTACGGCCGAGGAGGCTCTGGACTTCGTGGTGGCCGCCGTCGAGCGCACCGGGTACCGCCCCGGTGCGGACATCGCCCTGGCCATGGACCCGGCGTCGTCCGAGTTCTTCCGTGACGGCGCCTACGACTACGCCGGGGAGGGCGTACGGCGCACGCCGGGCGAAAACGCCGACTACCTCGCCGAGTTGATCGATGCCTACCCCGTCGTGTCGATCGAGGACCCGATGGCCGAGGACGACCTGGAGGGCTGGCGCGACCTCACCGCGCGGGTCGGGTCGCGCTGCCAGCTCACCGGGGACGACGTGTTCTGCACCAACGAGTCACTGCTGCGCGAGGGAATCGCCTCCGGCGTCGCCAACTCGGTTCTGGTGAAGGTCAACCAGATCGGCACCCTGACGGAGACGCTGGCCACGGTCGACACCGCCCACCGCGCGGGCTACACCGTCGTCATGTCGCACCGGTCGGGCGAGACCGAGGACACCACGATCGCCGACCTGGCGGTGGCCACGGGCTGCGGGCAGATCAAGACGGGGTCGCTGTCCCGCTCCGACCGCACCGCCAAGTACAACCAACTCATCCGGATCGAGGAGGAGTTGGGCGAGGGCGCACGGTACGCGGGTGCTGAGGCGCTCCGCCGCTGA
- a CDS encoding FAD-dependent monooxygenase produces MERTPGGLRGTGETVVRTDVLIVGAGPVGLTAALELRRRGVACRVIDRLRAPVPHAKAVGIQPRTFELWDRAGVIDDALDAAVPMRGQLAYVNGEERGRIDLELPPDVPYTFAALPQYETERILTEHLERHGTHVERGTELVTFVQDDGGVWSTVLTASGATRDIRSRYLVGCDGAHSAVRKGLGLTFEGGALAEEYMLADVETDWSMPPGYSVRSTHLGDDGIPDDLLICIPLPGRSRYRMSMLVPPELSTAAGPPGRIAHGAQEGPHPELAHIQAVVDRLAPEPATVSQMRWSSVFRISHRIVDRYGEGRVFVAGDAAHIHPPTGAQGMNTGIQDAVNLAWKLALATAGLTAPALLESYDAERRPVGEEVVGRTVRHATGGGVQAGSADPAHVMMREAQLLVGYRDGPLTGALSGVSDAPDSGDRAPDCGGLVGPLATYPVRLFDLLRRGPDHTLVLYGPDTAALDRFGGAVAEMSRRTHGRVPIVAVLGSGGRVDGNTRVPVWSDSGAEFRRMYRTDGPTGFLVRPDGYLALRLGPDAVPELSAYLSRVLRT; encoded by the coding sequence ATGGAACGGACCCCCGGGGGCCTTCGTGGGACGGGAGAGACCGTGGTGCGCACCGATGTGCTGATCGTGGGCGCGGGACCGGTCGGGCTGACAGCCGCACTGGAGCTGCGCCGACGAGGCGTCGCGTGCCGGGTGATCGACAGGCTGCGGGCCCCGGTTCCGCACGCGAAGGCGGTCGGAATCCAGCCACGGACCTTCGAGCTGTGGGACCGCGCGGGAGTGATCGACGACGCCCTGGACGCCGCCGTCCCGATGCGCGGCCAGCTCGCGTACGTCAACGGCGAGGAGCGGGGCCGTATCGACCTGGAACTGCCGCCGGACGTGCCGTACACGTTCGCCGCGCTGCCCCAGTACGAGACCGAGCGGATCCTCACCGAACACCTGGAACGGCACGGCACCCACGTCGAGCGCGGCACCGAACTGGTCACCTTCGTCCAGGACGACGGCGGTGTGTGGAGCACCGTCCTGACCGCTTCCGGCGCGACCCGGGACATCAGGTCCCGCTACCTCGTCGGGTGCGACGGGGCTCACAGCGCGGTCCGCAAAGGGCTCGGGCTCACCTTCGAGGGCGGCGCGCTCGCCGAGGAGTACATGCTCGCGGACGTGGAGACCGACTGGAGCATGCCCCCCGGGTACAGCGTCCGCTCGACGCACCTCGGCGACGACGGCATCCCCGACGACCTGCTCATCTGCATCCCGCTGCCGGGCCGCTCGCGCTACCGGATGTCGATGCTGGTGCCGCCCGAACTCTCCACGGCGGCCGGCCCGCCGGGCCGCATAGCCCACGGAGCGCAGGAGGGTCCGCACCCCGAACTGGCCCACATCCAGGCGGTCGTGGACCGGCTCGCGCCCGAACCCGCCACCGTCTCTCAGATGCGCTGGTCGTCCGTGTTCCGCATCAGCCACCGCATCGTGGACCGGTACGGCGAGGGCCGGGTGTTCGTCGCCGGTGACGCCGCGCACATCCACCCGCCGACCGGCGCCCAGGGCATGAACACCGGCATCCAGGACGCGGTCAACCTCGCCTGGAAACTGGCCCTGGCGACGGCGGGCCTCACCGCGCCCGCTCTGCTGGAGAGCTACGACGCCGAGCGCAGACCGGTGGGGGAGGAGGTCGTCGGCCGCACCGTACGGCACGCCACCGGCGGCGGAGTGCAGGCAGGTTCCGCCGACCCGGCCCACGTCATGATGCGCGAGGCCCAACTCCTCGTCGGCTACCGGGACGGCCCGCTCACCGGAGCGCTCTCCGGGGTGAGCGACGCCCCCGACTCCGGCGACCGCGCACCGGACTGCGGAGGGCTCGTCGGCCCCCTCGCGACGTACCCGGTGCGACTGTTCGACCTGCTGCGGCGCGGACCGGACCACACCCTGGTGCTGTACGGCCCTGACACCGCGGCGCTGGACCGGTTCGGCGGAGCCGTCGCCGAGATGTCCCGGCGTACGCACGGCCGGGTGCCCATCGTCGCGGTACTCGGCTCCGGCGGGCGGGTGGACGGGAACACCCGGGTCCCCGTATGGAGCGACAGCGGGGCGGAGTTCCGTCGCATGTACCGCACCGATGGGCCCACCGGCTTCCTGGTCCGCCCGGACGGGTACCTCGCCCTGCGCCTCGGGCCGGACGCCGTACCGGAGCTGTCGGCCTACCTCTCCCGGGTGCTGCGTACGTGA
- a CDS encoding Rieske (2Fe-2S) protein — translation MSTTQEHAPQEHAPQERPIPERAAQELGTPELRTSERGPQGQGLRPGRRAVVVAVGAAGAVAALTACGASGTSDGADGSSDSADSGAKSGTVLGSTGDVPEGGGKVFAEQGVVVTQPTAGQFKAFSATCTHQGCAVSGVTDGAITCPCHQSTFDPATGEPTGGPATVALPSKRITVADGSITLA, via the coding sequence ATGAGCACGACCCAGGAACACGCACCGCAGGAACACGCACCACAGGAACGCCCGATCCCCGAACGCGCGGCCCAGGAACTCGGGACGCCGGAACTCCGGACGTCGGAGCGAGGACCTCAGGGGCAGGGGCTCCGGCCCGGGAGACGTGCCGTGGTGGTCGCGGTGGGCGCGGCCGGGGCGGTGGCGGCCCTCACCGCGTGCGGAGCGTCCGGTACGTCGGACGGGGCGGACGGCTCCAGCGACTCCGCCGACTCCGGCGCGAAGAGCGGCACGGTCCTCGGCAGCACCGGTGACGTCCCTGAGGGCGGCGGCAAGGTGTTCGCGGAGCAGGGGGTCGTGGTGACCCAGCCGACCGCCGGGCAGTTCAAGGCCTTCTCCGCCACCTGTACCCACCAGGGCTGCGCGGTGAGCGGGGTGACCGACGGCGCGATCACCTGCCCGTGCCACCAGTCCACCTTCGATCCGGCGACGGGCGAGCCGACGGGTGGTCCGGCGACCGTCGCCCTGCCCTCGAAGCGGATCACGGTCGCGGACGGATCGATCACGCTGGCCTGA
- a CDS encoding pyridoxamine 5'-phosphate oxidase family protein: protein MAAAQRRGRRIMMTDEERDAYLSAQRTCRVATVGADGQPHVGALWFVWDGTSIWLHSLTRSLRWAHLRQNPRTAVVVDDGEEYGELRGVELRGEAVLVGEAPRTGEPCPELTAVESLFPMKYFGIDAMPHDGRHAWLRLTPETVVSWDFHKLAGLS from the coding sequence ATGGCCGCCGCTCAACGACGAGGCCGCCGGATCATGATGACCGACGAGGAGCGCGACGCCTATCTGAGCGCGCAGCGCACCTGCCGGGTGGCCACCGTCGGCGCGGACGGCCAACCGCACGTCGGGGCACTGTGGTTCGTGTGGGACGGCACCTCGATCTGGCTCCACTCGCTGACCCGCAGCCTGCGTTGGGCACACCTGCGCCAGAATCCTCGGACGGCGGTGGTCGTCGACGACGGTGAGGAGTACGGGGAGTTGCGCGGCGTCGAGCTGCGGGGCGAGGCCGTCCTCGTGGGCGAGGCTCCGCGCACGGGCGAGCCGTGCCCCGAACTCACTGCCGTGGAGAGCCTGTTCCCGATGAAGTACTTCGGGATCGACGCCATGCCGCACGACGGCCGGCACGCCTGGCTGCGGCTCACCCCGGAAACCGTCGTCTCCTGGGACTTCCACAAGCTGGCGGGCCTCAGCTGA
- a CDS encoding aminotransferase class I/II-fold pyridoxal phosphate-dependent enzyme, with product MLGEYMITGGRAADIAASVERGVGSGELAPGQLLPPMRELAVRLEVNPNTVAAAYRTLRERGVIETDGRRGSRVRPRPATTARGSLRVEAPPGVRDVGKGNPDPALLPQLTDAFAEAVRAYGENPGMYGELPALPEFGALARAAFAADGVPEGQVVVTSGSLDAIERVLAAHLRAGDAVGLEDPGWGSLLDLVPAIGLRTVPIGVDEDGPVPAAVERALRAGVRALVVTARAQNPTGAAIGERRARELRALLAAHPDVLLLEDDHGHAFVDLPLHPLAGTTRHWVVVRSVSKAYGPDLRVAALTGDPITTDRVAGRQRLGPGWVSRLLQRAVVHLWSAGAVDTPSVARSYGERRSALVTALAERGVVAYGRSGMNVWVPVSDETGAVTRLLHAGWAVAPGARFRTDAPQGVRITVSPLTLAEIGPLADAVAEAAGPARPISYG from the coding sequence GTGCTAGGAGAGTACATGATCACGGGCGGGCGCGCGGCGGACATTGCCGCGAGCGTGGAGCGAGGGGTGGGCTCGGGCGAGCTCGCGCCCGGACAACTTCTGCCTCCCATGAGGGAGTTGGCGGTGCGGCTGGAGGTCAATCCCAATACGGTCGCGGCCGCCTACCGCACCCTGCGCGAACGCGGGGTCATCGAGACGGACGGCCGCCGGGGCAGCCGGGTACGCCCGCGCCCCGCCACCACCGCGCGCGGCTCACTGCGCGTCGAGGCGCCCCCGGGGGTGCGGGACGTGGGCAAGGGGAACCCGGACCCCGCGCTGCTGCCCCAACTGACCGACGCCTTCGCGGAGGCGGTCCGGGCGTACGGTGAAAACCCCGGCATGTACGGTGAGTTGCCGGCACTGCCCGAGTTCGGAGCCCTCGCGCGCGCGGCCTTCGCCGCCGACGGCGTCCCCGAGGGGCAGGTCGTCGTCACCTCCGGCTCGCTGGACGCCATCGAGCGGGTACTGGCGGCCCACCTCAGGGCCGGGGACGCGGTCGGCCTCGAAGACCCGGGCTGGGGAAGCCTGTTGGACCTGGTGCCGGCGATCGGACTGCGCACCGTACCGATCGGGGTCGACGAGGACGGCCCCGTACCCGCCGCCGTGGAGCGGGCTCTGCGCGCGGGCGTCCGGGCGCTCGTCGTCACCGCCCGCGCACAGAACCCGACCGGCGCCGCGATCGGCGAGCGGCGGGCGCGGGAGCTGCGCGCCCTGCTCGCCGCCCACCCCGACGTCCTGCTCCTGGAGGACGACCACGGACACGCCTTCGTCGACCTGCCACTGCACCCGCTGGCCGGAACGACCCGCCACTGGGTGGTCGTCCGGTCGGTGTCCAAGGCGTACGGGCCGGACCTGCGGGTCGCGGCGCTCACCGGGGACCCGATCACCACGGACCGGGTGGCAGGGCGGCAGCGACTGGGACCCGGGTGGGTGAGCAGACTGCTCCAGCGCGCCGTGGTCCATCTCTGGAGCGCGGGCGCCGTCGACACGCCCTCGGTCGCCCGGTCGTACGGGGAACGCCGCTCGGCGCTCGTCACGGCGCTCGCCGAACGGGGAGTCGTCGCGTACGGCCGCAGCGGGATGAACGTCTGGGTGCCGGTCAGCGACGAGACCGGCGCCGTGACCCGGCTCTTGCACGCCGGATGGGCGGTGGCGCCCGGGGCGAGGTTCCGGACGGACGCCCCCCAGGGGGTGCGCATCACCGTGTCGCCGCTGACCCTGGCCGAGATTGGCCCACTCGCCGACGCGGTCGCGGAGGCGGCCGGCCCCGCCCGGCCGATCAGCTACGGCTGA
- a CDS encoding pyridoxamine 5'-phosphate oxidase family protein — translation MSETVAPVDPQAAEAARAGDHAPYAATGRTIPTRSKERASYDPEVVHPILDGSYLCHLGFVRDGAPVVLPTLYARVGRRLYIHGSTGSRPLRMANSTDPGLPVCLTVTQVDGLVLARSAFHHSINYRSVVAHGIAHTVTDPEERRMALDAIVDQVVAGRSQDSRPADAKELAATAVIRLDLEEVSAKLRTGGPNDVPEDLALPYWAGVVPVARTYGEPIPSADLDPSIPLPEYLVAH, via the coding sequence ATGTCGGAGACCGTCGCGCCCGTCGACCCCCAGGCCGCCGAGGCCGCCCGGGCCGGGGACCACGCCCCCTACGCGGCGACCGGGCGCACCATCCCCACCCGGTCCAAGGAGCGGGCCTCCTACGACCCCGAGGTCGTGCACCCGATACTCGACGGCTCGTACCTCTGCCACCTCGGCTTCGTCCGCGACGGCGCCCCGGTGGTACTGCCGACGCTGTACGCCCGGGTCGGCCGGCGGCTGTACATCCACGGCTCGACCGGCTCCCGGCCGCTGCGGATGGCGAACAGCACGGACCCCGGTCTGCCGGTCTGCCTGACCGTCACCCAGGTCGACGGACTGGTCCTGGCACGCTCCGCCTTCCACCACTCGATCAACTACCGCTCGGTGGTCGCGCACGGCATCGCCCACACCGTGACGGACCCCGAGGAGCGGCGGATGGCGCTCGACGCGATCGTGGACCAGGTCGTCGCGGGCCGGTCCCAGGACTCGCGGCCGGCCGACGCCAAGGAACTCGCCGCCACCGCGGTGATCCGGCTGGACCTGGAGGAGGTCTCCGCGAAGCTGCGCACCGGCGGACCCAACGACGTCCCCGAGGACCTCGCGCTGCCGTACTGGGCGGGCGTGGTGCCGGTCGCCCGGACGTACGGCGAACCGATCCCGTCCGCCGACCTCGACCCGTCGATCCCTCTCCCGGAGTACCTCGTGGCGCACTGA
- a CDS encoding Clp protease N-terminal domain-containing protein, producing MTPLNISLADLIARLDQELPDVDPLARISEAHLRAQTLSDLGEQLIDHYVGKAKQGGASWTEIGTAIGVTKQAAQQRHTPNPFERYTNLNRHSIVLAQEAARTHKHEFIGTEHILLGLLGEPRGLAHEVLTAKAGSEQRVRDAIDVVIQPAGQKTQRGHIAFLPESKEAIEQAIRASAELGNDWVGTEHTLLGLIRVEGSPAARILHDLGFTPDELYETVKTEIARRPAAREE from the coding sequence ATGACGCCACTCAACATCAGCCTCGCCGACCTGATCGCCCGTCTCGACCAGGAACTCCCCGACGTCGACCCCCTGGCCCGTATCAGCGAGGCGCACCTCCGTGCGCAGACCCTGTCCGACCTCGGTGAGCAGCTCATCGACCACTACGTCGGCAAGGCCAAGCAGGGCGGCGCGTCGTGGACCGAGATCGGTACCGCCATCGGGGTGACCAAGCAGGCCGCCCAGCAGCGCCACACCCCCAACCCGTTCGAGCGGTACACCAATCTGAACCGGCACAGCATCGTGCTGGCGCAGGAGGCCGCCCGTACGCACAAGCACGAGTTCATCGGCACCGAACACATCCTGCTCGGGCTGCTGGGTGAGCCGCGGGGCCTGGCCCACGAGGTGCTGACGGCGAAAGCCGGGTCGGAGCAGCGCGTCCGCGACGCGATCGACGTGGTGATCCAGCCGGCCGGGCAGAAGACGCAGCGCGGGCACATCGCCTTCCTGCCGGAGAGCAAGGAGGCCATCGAGCAGGCGATCCGCGCGTCGGCCGAGCTCGGCAACGACTGGGTCGGTACGGAACACACGCTGCTGGGCCTGATCCGCGTCGAGGGAAGCCCGGCCGCACGGATCCTGCACGACCTCGGCTTCACCCCGGACGAGTTGTACGAGACGGTGAAGACCGAGATCGCCCGGCGGCCCGCCGCGCGCGAGGAGTAG
- a CDS encoding EamA family transporter codes for MQASQGRNAGLGLALASAFAFGGSGVAAKPLIEAGLDPLHVVWLRVAGAALVLSPAAWRHRNLLWERPALLAGFGLFAVAGVQACYFAALSRIPVGVALLVEYLAPALVLGWVRFVRRRPVTRAAALGVLLAAAGLACVVEVWSGLRFDPLGLLLALGAACCQVGYFVLSDPDAPVAGRKGGEARREPPNPVGVIAYGLLVGTVLLTLVARPWGMDWSVLGSTTRMNGHAVPAWLLLAWVVLLATVLAYLTGVVSVRLLSPQVAGVVACLEAVVATVLAWVLLGEHLSGPQLVGGLVVLAGAYIAQSSAPKAPSGPVASGPVASGPVASGPADPGVPGAAGESADRMRTTGGAASA; via the coding sequence ATGCAGGCGTCTCAGGGGAGAAATGCCGGTCTGGGACTCGCCCTGGCCTCGGCGTTCGCGTTCGGTGGCTCGGGGGTGGCGGCGAAGCCGCTCATCGAGGCGGGCCTCGATCCGCTGCACGTGGTGTGGCTCAGGGTTGCGGGCGCGGCGCTCGTGTTGTCCCCCGCCGCCTGGCGGCACCGGAACCTGCTGTGGGAGCGGCCCGCGCTGCTGGCCGGCTTCGGGCTGTTCGCCGTCGCGGGTGTCCAGGCCTGCTACTTCGCCGCGCTCTCCCGTATCCCGGTGGGTGTGGCCCTCCTCGTCGAATACCTCGCGCCCGCCCTCGTGCTGGGCTGGGTCCGGTTCGTGCGGCGCCGGCCGGTCACCCGCGCCGCCGCCCTCGGGGTTCTGCTCGCGGCGGCAGGTCTCGCCTGCGTCGTCGAGGTCTGGTCCGGGCTGCGCTTCGACCCCCTCGGCCTGCTGCTCGCCCTGGGGGCGGCCTGCTGCCAGGTCGGCTACTTCGTCCTGTCCGACCCGGATGCGCCCGTCGCGGGCCGGAAGGGCGGCGAGGCGCGTCGCGAACCGCCGAACCCCGTGGGGGTCATCGCGTACGGGCTGCTGGTCGGCACGGTGCTGCTCACCCTGGTCGCCCGCCCCTGGGGCATGGACTGGTCGGTGCTCGGCTCCACCACCCGGATGAACGGCCACGCGGTCCCGGCCTGGCTCCTGCTGGCCTGGGTCGTGCTGCTGGCGACCGTGCTCGCCTACCTGACCGGCGTGGTCTCCGTACGGCTGCTCTCCCCGCAGGTCGCCGGGGTCGTCGCGTGCCTGGAGGCGGTGGTGGCGACCGTGCTCGCGTGGGTGCTGCTCGGCGAGCACCTGTCCGGACCCCAGCTGGTCGGCGGGCTCGTCGTCCTGGCCGGCGCCTACATCGCGCAGTCCTCGGCCCCGAAAGCCCCGTCGGGACCGGTGGCCTCGGGACCGGTGGCCTCGGGACCGGTGGCCTCGGGGCCGGCCGATCCCGGCGTGCCGGGCGCGGCGGGGGAGAGTGCCGACCGTATGCGTACCACCGGCGGGGCGGCGTCCGCCTGA
- a CDS encoding HEAT repeat domain-containing protein, with the protein MGLDAVDWAGLKHNYGSAEDVPGLLRRCGGSNPDDADDASSELFNLLFHQGGWVCSAASAALPFVLRLAATPQVPSRCAMLELVAMLAAEAGRIEARFLDPGWAPAWTQALPDLLGLLDDPEPEIRRAAADVLASCDSPGELVLPGLLRSWETEGDPATRLELVLSLGQAAVRAPVGRHGAEVVDLLRDLLDSPQAQIRLAAVHALAPNDPGLPAERLDLILEAVRAPTVELWRHTSSVQTGVLGVQHWAAGLTTGPDPAFTLGLLADHHDDEQRIGALAQAGRLLSQWRSPTAALLPRVVARLDDPTPEARFRAAELLACLGPAAAAHADEVATHLSDPSTRTTRKRETVGEAALWALARMNDPRCLPGLIELIAGAPSGFASASAHYPATDLHHAVLPALDEVLGHLPDHAEQLLPSICGRLDTATDDRLLNRLCEGLADWGPAAAAAVPQLLGLLEDDRTWTAAAKALAGIGTAGIGPAGVGARDLLLSRSRDAGPHAELAAWAYWRVGGEPGPALEVIGRSVEERGVRHPSLRKLAGFGPHAALYADRLRAMTGDTDPWTRVEAAHALWAVTGDAETAVPVLATAVLDLANGTYLPVMLPALDHLAELGQAAQPVADLLRDVPARDQRLRTSGGWRGFVQDENVRTAVSELLSASGQSA; encoded by the coding sequence ATGGGATTGGATGCGGTCGACTGGGCCGGGCTGAAGCACAACTACGGGTCTGCCGAGGATGTACCCGGCCTGCTCCGCCGATGCGGGGGCTCGAATCCGGACGACGCGGACGATGCCTCGTCCGAGCTGTTCAACCTGCTTTTCCACCAAGGTGGCTGGGTCTGCTCCGCTGCCTCGGCCGCACTGCCCTTCGTGCTCCGCCTGGCCGCGACACCGCAAGTGCCGAGCCGCTGCGCGATGCTGGAACTGGTGGCCATGCTGGCGGCGGAGGCCGGTCGGATCGAAGCCCGGTTCCTGGATCCCGGCTGGGCGCCGGCGTGGACACAGGCCCTGCCCGACTTGTTGGGCCTGCTGGACGATCCCGAGCCGGAGATCCGGCGGGCCGCAGCCGACGTGCTCGCCTCCTGTGACAGCCCGGGTGAGTTGGTTCTGCCCGGGCTGCTGCGGTCCTGGGAGACGGAGGGTGATCCGGCAACCCGCCTTGAGCTGGTCCTCTCACTGGGCCAGGCGGCCGTGCGCGCGCCGGTCGGCAGACATGGCGCTGAGGTCGTCGACCTGCTCCGTGATCTGCTCGACTCTCCACAGGCTCAGATACGCCTGGCAGCGGTGCACGCGCTCGCCCCGAACGACCCGGGCCTGCCTGCCGAGCGGCTCGACCTCATCCTCGAAGCCGTCCGGGCCCCCACTGTCGAACTGTGGCGCCACACCAGCTCGGTGCAGACCGGGGTACTGGGCGTCCAGCACTGGGCTGCTGGTCTGACAACCGGCCCCGACCCCGCCTTCACGCTCGGCCTGCTGGCAGACCATCACGACGACGAACAGCGGATCGGTGCCCTGGCCCAGGCGGGCAGGCTGCTGTCCCAGTGGCGCTCACCGACCGCCGCGCTTTTGCCACGTGTCGTCGCGCGGCTGGACGATCCCACCCCCGAAGCCCGCTTCCGGGCGGCCGAGCTGCTGGCCTGCCTCGGCCCGGCGGCGGCCGCCCACGCCGACGAGGTCGCCACGCACCTCTCCGACCCCTCCACCCGCACCACACGCAAACGGGAGACCGTCGGCGAGGCCGCCCTGTGGGCCCTGGCCCGGATGAACGATCCGCGCTGCCTGCCGGGCCTGATCGAACTGATCGCCGGCGCACCCTCCGGCTTCGCATCGGCATCCGCCCACTACCCCGCTACGGACCTGCACCATGCCGTCCTCCCCGCACTCGATGAGGTGCTGGGTCACCTTCCGGACCACGCCGAGCAGCTCCTTCCGTCGATCTGCGGCCGGCTCGACACCGCTACGGACGACCGCCTGCTCAACCGTCTCTGCGAGGGACTCGCGGACTGGGGGCCCGCGGCAGCGGCAGCGGTTCCACAGCTGCTCGGCCTCCTGGAGGACGACCGAACCTGGACGGCGGCGGCGAAGGCCCTGGCAGGGATCGGTACGGCGGGGATCGGTCCGGCGGGGGTCGGCGCACGGGACCTGCTCCTGTCCCGATCGCGGGACGCCGGACCGCACGCGGAACTCGCGGCTTGGGCGTACTGGAGAGTCGGCGGCGAACCCGGGCCGGCCCTGGAGGTAATCGGACGCAGCGTCGAGGAGCGAGGGGTCCGCCATCCCTCCCTGCGTAAGCTCGCCGGCTTCGGACCGCATGCCGCCCTCTACGCGGACCGCCTCAGGGCGATGACAGGCGACACCGACCCCTGGACTCGCGTCGAGGCAGCACATGCCCTGTGGGCTGTGACCGGCGACGCCGAGACCGCGGTCCCCGTGCTGGCGACGGCCGTGCTGGATCTGGCCAACGGCACCTACCTGCCCGTCATGCTCCCCGCACTGGACCACTTGGCCGAGCTCGGGCAGGCGGCCCAGCCTGTCGCAGACCTCTTGCGCGACGTGCCCGCCCGTGACCAGCGACTGCGTACCAGCGGTGGCTGGCGCGGCTTCGTCCAGGACGAGAACGTCCGCACCGCCGTCAGTGAGCTGCTCAGTGCTTCTGGCCAATCCGCATGA